A window from Triticum aestivum cultivar Chinese Spring chromosome 6D, IWGSC CS RefSeq v2.1, whole genome shotgun sequence encodes these proteins:
- the LOC123143197 gene encoding uncharacterized protein, whose amino-acid sequence MFLAKSKESMQYQVMEGRKDMQESDTAPVVQVPREPAIVINGVPDFPPDFASGSQLAVRDAPRSRADHRFGEWLVERKVRKWFGDKYYAGIVVRYDSGNNWYTVVYEDGDQEDLEWHELEEILLPLDITIPLNTLVMDKFKHQNVVPDYRTNVASNQMVVRAVNGQQSNNLPLPGWLQASASAGENALVCLKPSDQPKKRGRPRKDRSASGDIQPKKRGRPRKDISTSGDIQPKKRGRPPKEPGEKSIDRSKLETVRAEKLKRESMLLRGPPPGSQSF is encoded by the coding sequence atgtttctagCCAAATCCAAGGAATCGATGCAGTATCAGGTCATGGAGGGGAGGAAGGACATGCAAGAGTCAgacactgcacctgttgttcaagtACCCAGAGAGCCTGCCATCGTTATCAATGGTGTCCCAGACTTTCCTCCTGATTTCGCATCTGGTTCACAACTTGCAGTAAGAGATGCCCCGCGATCTCGAGCTGATCATCGCTTTGGTGAATGGCTAGTAGAGCGGAAAGTGAGGAAGTGGTTTGGAGACAAGTACTATGCAGGGATAGTTGTCAGGTACGACAGTGGAAACAATTGGTACACCGTTGTCTATGAAGATGGTGACCAGGAAGATCTTGAGTGGCACGAACTGGAGGAGATCCTGCTACCGTTGGACATAACCATTCCGCTCAACACACTTGTGATGGACAAATTCAAACATCAGAATGTTGTTCCTGACTACAGAACTAATGTTGCTAGCAATCAGATGGTGGTCAGAGCGGTAAATGGCCAACAGTCAAACAACCTACCACTACCAGGGTGGCTTCAGGCGTCAGCATCAGCAGGAGAAAATGCTCTAGTATGTCTGAAACCTAGTGATCAACCTAAGAAAAGGGGCAGGCCTCGAAAGGATAGAAGTGCATCAGGTGATATTCAACCTAAAAAGAGGGGCAGGCCTCGAAAGGATATAAGCACATCAGGTGATATTCAACCTAAAAAAAGAGGCAGACCTCCAAAAGAACCTGGAGAGAAGAGTATTGATAGGAGCAAATTAGAGACAGTCAGGGCAGAAAAACTGAAGAGAGAAAGCATGCTTCTGCGAGGGCCACCACCTGGAAGCCAGTCATTCTAA